From the genome of Campylobacter sp. RM16189, one region includes:
- a CDS encoding 3-isopropylmalate dehydratase small subunit yields MNKVWKFGDNIDTDIIIAARYLNTSDENELAKHIMEDADPAFSTKISKGDIIVAGENFGCGSSREHAPIALKAAGVGAVIAKSYARIFYRNSFNTGLLILEINETDEINEGDELKIDVDNGVILNLTTKKEYKFSPIPPFMQELLKSDGLIEYAKTRI; encoded by the coding sequence ATGAATAAAGTTTGGAAATTTGGCGATAATATCGATACTGACATAATTATTGCCGCAAGGTATTTAAACACATCCGATGAAAATGAGTTGGCAAAACATATCATGGAAGATGCTGACCCTGCTTTTAGCACTAAAATCTCAAAAGGCGATATCATAGTAGCTGGTGAAAATTTTGGTTGCGGAAGCTCTAGAGAACATGCTCCTATAGCGCTTAAAGCGGCTGGAGTAGGTGCTGTTATAGCTAAATCTTATGCAAGAATTTTTTATAGAAATAGCTTTAATACGGGTCTTTTAATCCTAGAGATAAATGAAACAGATGAGATAAATGAGGGTGATGAACTTAAGATAGATGTTGATAATGGTGTTATCTTAAATTTAACTACAAAAAAAGAGTATAAATTTAGCCCGATTCCACCATTTATGCAAGAGCTTTTAAAAAGTGACGGATTAATAGAATATGCAAAAACGAGGATATAA
- a CDS encoding Crp/Fnr family transcriptional regulator, which yields MLNEEDSKFLDDNFLSQFEICEDDKKIIFQRSIVKTFRKDEIIYTKDGCKGFIMLKNGNLRAYIASSNFKEITVFSLNENECCILCSSCVKDSFEIEINLQAYEDTGIILIPVDTYKILRDKYPDVMNYTLSLVSTRFASVINVMEQALFSPLVERIRNFLSQNAKNSNIKITHEQLANHIGSAREAVSRVLKEMEKEGEIVQKRGVITFKSN from the coding sequence ATGCTAAATGAAGAAGATAGTAAATTTTTAGATGATAATTTTCTTTCTCAGTTTGAAATTTGTGAAGATGACAAAAAGATTATATTTCAAAGAAGTATAGTAAAAACCTTTAGAAAAGATGAAATTATATATACTAAAGATGGATGCAAAGGCTTTATAATGCTAAAAAACGGAAATCTAAGGGCATATATAGCATCAAGTAATTTTAAAGAGATAACCGTTTTTAGCCTAAATGAAAATGAATGTTGTATACTGTGCTCATCTTGTGTTAAAGATTCTTTTGAAATAGAGATAAATTTACAGGCCTATGAGGATACTGGTATCATCTTAATTCCTGTAGATACTTATAAAATTTTAAGAGATAAATATCCAGATGTAATGAACTATACCTTAAGTCTTGTGTCAACTAGATTCGCAAGTGTTATAAATGTGATGGAGCAGGCTTTGTTTTCTCCTCTGGTTGAGCGTATTAGAAATTTTTTAAGTCAAAATGCCAAGAATTCAAATATAAAAATTACTCACGAACAACTTGCAAATCATATAGGAAGTGCTAGAGAAGCCGTATCAAGAGTACTAAAAGAGATGGAGAAAGAGGGTGAAATAGTTCAAAAAAGAGGGGTAATTACTTTTAAAAGTAACTAA
- a CDS encoding AzlD domain-containing protein, producing the protein MSDILTSGINLNSSPLVMSLVVLTATVATFLTRVTPFWIFKKDKPSKWLLSVERHMGLFIMVILVFYALKDTNFKEFPFGGREIVSAVCAILIHLKFKNALLSIVFSTAIYMFLLRI; encoded by the coding sequence ATGAGCGATATCTTAACTTCAGGCATAAATTTAAACTCAAGCCCGCTTGTTATGTCTTTAGTTGTGCTAACCGCTACGGTTGCGACGTTTTTAACCAGAGTTACGCCGTTTTGGATATTTAAAAAGGACAAGCCAAGCAAGTGGCTTTTAAGCGTTGAGCGACATATGGGGCTTTTTATAATGGTTATTTTGGTCTTTTACGCCCTTAAGGATACCAATTTTAAGGAATTTCCTTTTGGTGGACGCGAGATCGTTTCTGCTGTTTGTGCTATATTAATTCATCTTAAATTTAAAAATGCGCTTTTAAGCATAGTTTTTTCAACGGCTATTTATATGTTTCTTTTGAGAATTTAG
- a CDS encoding LysE family translocator has product MNYLLFIATFFPISFMPGINMTLALSIGLSVGYFRALPMILGQLLSVGIVAFLCILGAAALMMKYEFIFIIIKICGAIYIIYLGIMLFFSRGKLALYRYNGEMGKISLFIHGMIISISNPKAWIFFAAILPPFIDRQDPFGSGIYLIIALLLVIEFISLSIYALGGAVLKRLLLNHLRILEIFTALLMCSIGIWMIVG; this is encoded by the coding sequence GTGAACTATCTTTTGTTTATAGCCACATTTTTTCCTATTAGTTTTATGCCTGGTATTAATATGACTTTAGCTTTAAGCATAGGTCTTAGCGTAGGTTACTTTAGGGCATTACCTATGATTTTGGGTCAGCTCTTATCTGTTGGTATTGTTGCTTTCTTGTGTATTTTAGGTGCTGCTGCTCTTATGATGAAGTATGAATTTATATTTATAATTATAAAAATTTGCGGTGCTATTTATATCATATATCTTGGCATAATGCTGTTTTTTAGTAGAGGCAAGCTGGCTTTATATCGATATAATGGAGAGATGGGTAAGATTTCTTTGTTTATACATGGAATGATTATTAGTATATCAAATCCTAAAGCTTGGATATTTTTTGCTGCCATTTTACCACCGTTTATCGATAGGCAAGATCCCTTTGGAAGCGGAATCTATCTGATTATCGCATTGCTTTTGGTTATAGAATTTATATCTCTTAGTATATATGCTCTTGGTGGAGCAGTCCTAAAAAGACTGCTCTTAAATCATCTTAGAATTTTAGAAATTTTTACAGCTTTGCTAATGTGCAGCATCGGAATTTGGATGATTGTAGGCTGA
- the purU gene encoding formyltetrahydrofolate deformylase, with product MKKYILKIECQDEKGLIYRICDVVFKYHLNIETNNEFVDEDNNRFFMRASLMGDINTAEFIGTLEAFLPKGAIIECVEVAKKDIIILATKEAHCLGDLLIKHHSGELNANILAVIANREVLKELVEKFNIPFHYVNSDCIDRQEHEEKVLEIMGQYKFDYAVLAKYMRILSPNFVKHYPKKIINIHHSFLPAFIGANPYKQAYERGVKIIGATAHFVNDDLDEGPIIVQDVINVNHEMSWQQMQKAGRNCEKSVLAAALDLALEDRLFVYKNRVVVF from the coding sequence ATGAAAAAATATATTCTTAAAATTGAGTGTCAGGATGAGAAGGGGCTCATTTATAGAATTTGCGACGTAGTATTTAAATATCACCTAAATATTGAGACAAACAATGAATTTGTCGATGAGGACAACAATAGATTTTTTATGCGCGCCTCTCTTATGGGCGATATAAATACGGCCGAATTTATAGGTACGCTTGAAGCCTTCTTGCCAAAAGGCGCTATTATAGAGTGTGTGGAGGTAGCCAAAAAAGATATCATTATACTGGCCACTAAAGAGGCGCATTGCCTTGGAGACTTGCTAATCAAGCATCATAGCGGAGAGCTAAATGCAAATATCTTAGCAGTTATTGCAAATCGTGAAGTTTTAAAAGAGCTGGTTGAGAAATTTAATATCCCTTTTCACTATGTAAATTCTGATTGTATAGATAGACAAGAGCATGAAGAAAAGGTACTTGAAATAATGGGTCAGTATAAATTTGATTATGCTGTCCTTGCAAAGTATATGAGAATTCTTTCGCCAAATTTTGTAAAACACTATCCAAAAAAGATTATTAATATACATCACTCGTTTTTACCTGCATTTATCGGAGCTAATCCATATAAGCAAGCTTATGAGCGAGGGGTAAAAATCATAGGGGCGACGGCTCACTTCGTAAATGATGATCTGGATGAAGGGCCTATTATCGTTCAAGACGTAATAAACGTAAATCATGAGATGAGTTGGCAGCAGATGCAAAAAGCCGGTAGAAACTGTGAAAAAAGCGTTCTTGCGGCAGCACTTGATCTGGCTCTTGAGGATAGGCTATTTGTATACAAAAACAGAGTAGTTGTCTTTTAA
- a CDS encoding SLAC1 anion channel family protein, whose product MDQAAITKNQISKISNFPIMLYAIIMGLGGLTLAYEKLNLVVQISDFLFEILRLTTSLIFAIITIIYSIKIIKYKEEVKAEINHPIKINFFAAFAISLFLLAALWRDIGTLHYILFYIALIFQTFFTFYVIAFWINKNMLINHSNPAWFIPIVGNLIVVIASESKSEFLWYYFSIGVFFWIVLFTIIFYRIIFHDQLAQKFMPTLFIFIAPPAVAFLGYMKLAGSFDTFAHILLNLTLFFVGLIFFMYKNFMKLKFFLSWWAFTFPTAAASIAFIRAYELNKGDIFLCFGILAFIFLLFFIGVVSYFTVKAIKNNEICVAE is encoded by the coding sequence ATGGATCAAGCAGCTATAACAAAAAATCAAATTTCTAAAATATCTAATTTTCCAATTATGCTATATGCCATTATTATGGGACTTGGAGGACTTACGTTAGCATACGAAAAACTAAATTTAGTAGTTCAGATATCTGATTTTTTATTTGAAATTTTACGCTTAACGACAAGTCTTATCTTTGCCATTATCACAATAATTTATAGTATTAAAATAATAAAATATAAAGAAGAGGTAAAGGCTGAAATAAATCATCCTATTAAGATAAATTTCTTTGCCGCATTTGCAATATCATTATTTTTATTAGCCGCTTTATGGCGTGATATTGGCACTTTACACTATATTTTATTCTACATAGCGCTTATATTTCAAACATTTTTTACATTTTATGTGATAGCCTTTTGGATAAACAAAAATATGCTCATCAACCACTCAAACCCGGCTTGGTTTATACCTATAGTAGGAAATTTAATAGTTGTGATAGCAAGCGAGAGTAAAAGCGAATTTTTATGGTATTACTTCTCCATAGGAGTATTTTTCTGGATAGTCTTATTTACTATTATATTTTACAGAATTATCTTTCATGATCAGTTAGCTCAGAAATTTATGCCTACTTTATTTATATTTATCGCCCCTCCAGCTGTGGCATTTTTAGGCTATATGAAACTAGCCGGGAGCTTTGATACGTTTGCGCATATACTTTTAAATTTGACACTATTCTTTGTGGGACTTATATTTTTTATGTATAAAAATTTTATGAAGCTTAAATTTTTCCTATCATGGTGGGCATTTACCTTTCCTACAGCGGCTGCCAGTATAGCATTTATAAGGGCTTATGAACTTAACAAGGGCGATATTTTCTTATGCTTTGGGATTTTAGCCTTTATATTCTTGTTATTTTTTATAGGAGTAGTTAGCTATTTCACGGTCAAAGCAATCAAAAATAATGAAATTTGCGTAGCTGAATAA
- the leuB gene encoding 3-isopropylmalate dehydrogenase, whose amino-acid sequence MAKIYNIAVIKGDGIGSEIVDEAIKVLDASSVKHGFELNYNFYLMGGAAIDVFGEPLPSETLNGALSSDAVLFGAIGGPKWDNLPTDKRPESGLLKLRKELGAYANLRPAMIFDELVDASTLKPQVLQDVDFIVVRELTGGIYFGQPREKKDDSAFNTMAYSKFEIERIAKVAFDSAMLRKKQVCLVDKANVLETSQLWREVVNEVAQNYPEVKVDFMYVDNAAMQIVRSPRQFDVILTENLFGDILSDEASMVCGSIGLLPSASIGGKVGIYEPIHGSAPDIAGQGIANPIATILSAAMLLRYSLGEKEAANSIENAVKMALAEGYRTKDIADFGAKEICTTSEMGGIIAKFIGKQ is encoded by the coding sequence ATGGCAAAAATTTATAATATAGCAGTAATAAAAGGCGACGGAATAGGCTCTGAAATAGTTGATGAGGCTATTAAAGTTTTGGATGCGTCAAGTGTAAAACATGGATTTGAGTTAAATTACAATTTTTACCTTATGGGTGGGGCTGCTATAGATGTATTTGGCGAACCTCTGCCGAGTGAGACTTTAAATGGAGCCCTTTCAAGCGATGCAGTGCTCTTTGGGGCAATAGGCGGTCCAAAATGGGATAATCTTCCTACAGATAAGCGTCCTGAAAGTGGCTTGCTTAAACTACGCAAAGAGCTTGGAGCCTATGCGAATTTACGCCCGGCAATGATATTTGATGAGCTTGTCGACGCTAGCACGTTAAAGCCGCAAGTTCTTCAAGACGTTGATTTTATAGTTGTTCGTGAGCTAACAGGCGGCATATATTTTGGCCAACCTAGAGAAAAAAAAGACGATAGCGCATTTAATACTATGGCATATTCCAAATTTGAGATTGAGCGTATAGCAAAGGTTGCTTTTGATAGTGCAATGCTACGTAAAAAACAGGTTTGTTTAGTTGATAAGGCAAATGTACTTGAGACGAGTCAGCTATGGCGCGAAGTTGTAAATGAAGTAGCTCAAAACTATCCTGAAGTAAAAGTTGATTTTATGTATGTAGATAATGCAGCGATGCAGATTGTAAGAAGTCCGCGCCAATTTGACGTTATTTTGACTGAAAATTTATTCGGAGATATTTTAAGCGACGAGGCTAGTATGGTATGCGGGTCTATAGGACTTCTTCCAAGCGCTAGCATAGGGGGTAAGGTTGGAATTTACGAGCCTATTCATGGTTCAGCTCCGGATATTGCGGGACAAGGAATTGCTAATCCTATCGCTACTATTTTAAGTGCCGCTATGCTTTTAAGATACTCTTTGGGCGAAAAAGAGGCCGCAAATAGTATAGAAAATGCAGTTAAAATGGCTTTAGCTGAGGGTTATAGGACAAAGGATATCGCTGATTTTGGCGCTAAAGAGATATGCACCACAAGCGAGATGGGCGGAATAATAGCTAAATTTATAGGAAAACAGTGA
- a CDS encoding CCA tRNA nucleotidyltransferase, which yields MLKTGLIISKLNELNWVRNLLRPYTKRAYIVGGSVRDIFLGRKITDFDIEIYDISPCKFDQIMKNHGASGVGKSYFVYKLNGFDLSLPRTENKVGEGHKAFDVNYCNDEKGASMRRDFTVNSIMINIFDGKILDFWGGLDDIKKGVLRHIDDEKFCEDSLRVLRGVQFSARFDFKISQKTLNLMKTISLKDLSKDRISGEMLKLFNAKFQSTGAKYLYKLGLFKELFGLKLSKNKLIDFQKKLISVGKFKKDPREFLYLLREFGLKERVIKDLNLPNSFMSIFKEPFLKGRVSDKALLSIAIKMPLKDWLGLNSASLIRRAKKFGLYDSRFEPFVDTEEILRAGFKNEAIGAEILRRQNLAIDEFLKNKF from the coding sequence ATGTTGAAAACAGGCTTGATAATCTCAAAACTAAATGAGCTAAACTGGGTAAGAAATTTACTACGACCCTATACTAAACGTGCTTATATCGTGGGCGGCTCGGTTCGCGATATCTTTCTTGGAAGAAAAATAACCGATTTTGATATAGAAATTTACGATATCTCTCCTTGCAAATTTGATCAAATAATGAAAAATCATGGAGCCAGCGGAGTTGGTAAGAGCTATTTTGTCTATAAACTAAATGGCTTTGATCTTAGCTTGCCAAGAACTGAAAATAAAGTAGGAGAGGGTCATAAGGCCTTTGATGTAAACTACTGCAATGATGAAAAAGGCGCCTCTATGAGACGTGATTTTACCGTAAATTCTATCATGATAAATATATTTGACGGCAAAATACTTGATTTTTGGGGCGGCTTGGACGATATTAAAAAAGGCGTTTTAAGACATATTGATGATGAGAAGTTTTGCGAAGACTCTTTAAGGGTTTTACGAGGTGTGCAGTTTAGCGCCAGATTTGATTTTAAAATCTCACAAAAAACACTAAATTTGATGAAAACAATAAGTCTAAAAGATCTAAGCAAAGATAGGATAAGCGGTGAAATGCTAAAGCTTTTTAATGCTAAATTTCAAAGCACAGGGGCTAAATATCTTTATAAGCTTGGACTCTTTAAAGAGCTATTTGGTCTAAAATTAAGTAAAAATAAGCTGATTGATTTTCAAAAAAAGCTTATAAGTGTTGGCAAATTTAAAAAAGATCCAAGGGAATTTTTGTATCTGCTTAGAGAATTTGGGCTAAAAGAGAGAGTGATAAAGGATCTAAATTTGCCAAACAGCTTTATGTCTATTTTTAAAGAGCCATTTTTAAAAGGGCGAGTCAGCGATAAAGCCCTTTTGAGTATCGCCATAAAGATGCCTTTAAAAGATTGGCTTGGATTAAATTCAGCAAGCTTGATAAGAAGAGCTAAAAAATTTGGTCTATACGATAGTAGGTTTGAGCCCTTTGTGGATACTGAAGAGATTTTAAGAGCAGGCTTTAAAAATGAGGCTATAGGGGCTGAAATTTTAAGACGGCAAAATTTGGCGATAGATGAGTTTTTGAAAAATAAATTTTAA
- a CDS encoding tRNA (cytidine(34)-2'-O)-methyltransferase — protein sequence MFNIVLLSPQIPQNTGSIGRMCVNANLNLHIIKPTIFDLSEKAVRRAGLDYWKMLNPKIWENLDEFLEENAKIEDRFFYATTKSKKFYFDVKFQPGDFLFFGGESTGLPMQLMQRNFANAITIPMGKQGRSLNLATSVGIIAYEAIRQNIDKFEF from the coding sequence ATGTTTAATATAGTTCTGCTTAGCCCTCAAATTCCCCAAAATACAGGCTCTATAGGCAGGATGTGCGTAAATGCAAATTTAAATTTGCATATTATTAAGCCTACTATTTTTGATCTAAGCGAGAAGGCCGTAAGACGTGCAGGGCTTGATTACTGGAAGATGTTAAATCCTAAAATTTGGGAAAATTTGGACGAATTTTTAGAAGAGAACGCAAAAATTGAGGATAGATTTTTTTACGCTACTACAAAGTCTAAGAAATTTTACTTTGACGTTAAATTTCAGCCAGGCGATTTTTTATTTTTTGGAGGCGAGAGCACAGGGCTTCCGATGCAGCTTATGCAAAGAAATTTCGCCAACGCCATTACGATACCGATGGGAAAGCAGGGTAGAAGCCTAAATTTGGCCACTAGCGTAGGCATAATCGCGTATGAGGCAATTAGGCAAAATATTGATAAATTTGAGTTTTAA
- the flgG gene encoding flagellar basal-body rod protein FlgG, with amino-acid sequence MMRSIYSAATGMIAQQTQIDVTSHNISNVNTMGYKKNRAEFADLMYQVMEYAGTASSTTTKSPTGIEVGLGVRPTAITKIFSQGYFKETGNNLDMVIAGNGFFQVQLPDGTTAYTRNGAFKLDSEGTIVNSDGYILLPQMSVPANATQISVGVDGTVSVLQSGNTEMVQIGQIELANFINPSGLHAMGDNNYLPTGSSGDVVVGTAGLDGFGQIKQGFVEMSNVQLVEEMTDLITGQRAYEANSKAITTSDDMLQIVNNLKR; translated from the coding sequence ATGATGAGGTCAATTTACTCAGCTGCAACCGGTATGATAGCGCAGCAGACCCAAATAGACGTAACTTCACACAATATCTCAAACGTAAATACAATGGGTTATAAAAAAAACAGAGCTGAATTTGCCGATCTTATGTATCAAGTGATGGAGTATGCTGGTACGGCTTCAAGCACTACTACAAAGAGTCCAACTGGTATAGAGGTCGGTCTTGGAGTGCGCCCTACTGCGATAACTAAAATTTTCTCTCAAGGATATTTTAAAGAGACTGGCAACAACTTAGATATGGTAATAGCTGGCAATGGTTTTTTTCAAGTGCAGCTTCCAGACGGCACTACGGCCTATACAAGAAACGGGGCTTTTAAGCTTGATAGTGAGGGAACTATAGTAAATTCCGACGGATATATTCTTCTTCCTCAGATGAGTGTTCCTGCAAATGCAACTCAAATTTCTGTAGGGGTTGATGGCACCGTATCTGTGCTTCAGTCCGGAAACACGGAAATGGTGCAGATAGGTCAAATTGAGCTTGCAAATTTCATAAATCCAAGCGGGCTTCACGCGATGGGCGATAACAACTACCTTCCTACAGGCTCAAGCGGCGATGTGGTAGTAGGAACGGCAGGACTTGACGGATTTGGTCAGATCAAGCAAGGATTTGTCGAGATGAGTAACGTTCAGTTGGTTGAAGAGATGACTGATCTTATCACCGGTCAGCGTGCGTATGAAGCCAATTCAAAGGCAATAACGACAAGCGATGACATGCTTCAAATCGTAAATAATCTTAAGAGATAA
- a CDS encoding type II asparaginase translates to MRFSIKVLIVMIFGATMAFAKPTIYILATGGTIAGSGSGALDTSYTSGTVTVDKLIAAVPEINKIATIKGEQISNIGSQEMNNEVWFKLANRVNELLTSGKADGVVITHGTDTMEETAYFLNLVVKSDKPIVMVGAMRSSSSLSADGPLNIFNAVNVAINKETAGKGVVVTMNDEIHAAREVTKTNTTGVETFKSPNAGKIGTVFYGNVKYYMSPVRKHTVNSAFDITKIKELPRVDIIYSHSNDNPDFANIAIKNGAKGIISAGMGNGNPFPTVLEVLGEGVKKGVVVVRDSRVGSGETTLNGEVDDTKYGFLASDNLNAQKARVLLMLALTQTNDKEKIQEFFYTH, encoded by the coding sequence ATGCGTTTTTCAATAAAGGTGCTTATTGTGATGATTTTTGGTGCTACGATGGCTTTTGCTAAGCCTACGATTTACATACTGGCAACCGGTGGAACGATAGCCGGAAGTGGTTCAGGTGCTCTTGATACGAGCTATACATCAGGAACTGTTACTGTTGATAAGCTAATTGCCGCGGTGCCTGAAATAAACAAGATTGCTACAATCAAAGGCGAGCAAATTTCAAATATCGGCTCTCAAGAGATGAATAATGAGGTTTGGTTCAAACTTGCCAATAGAGTAAACGAGCTTCTAACTAGCGGCAAAGCTGACGGTGTAGTTATCACTCACGGAACAGACACAATGGAAGAGACTGCATACTTCTTAAATTTAGTCGTAAAAAGTGACAAGCCTATCGTAATGGTTGGTGCTATGAGAAGTAGTAGTTCACTTAGTGCAGACGGTCCTCTTAATATCTTTAATGCTGTAAATGTTGCTATCAATAAAGAAACAGCAGGCAAAGGCGTAGTGGTAACTATGAATGATGAAATTCACGCAGCTCGCGAAGTTACCAAGACAAACACTACAGGTGTTGAGACATTTAAATCTCCAAATGCAGGTAAAATAGGAACAGTATTTTATGGCAATGTAAAATACTATATGAGTCCGGTTCGCAAACATACTGTAAATTCAGCTTTTGATATCACAAAAATCAAAGAGCTTCCTAGAGTAGATATCATCTATAGTCATTCAAACGACAATCCTGATTTTGCTAATATTGCTATCAAAAATGGAGCAAAAGGTATAATAAGCGCCGGTATGGGTAACGGAAATCCATTCCCTACAGTTCTTGAAGTTCTTGGTGAAGGTGTTAAAAAAGGTGTAGTTGTAGTTCGTGATTCACGTGTAGGAAGTGGTGAGACTACTTTAAACGGAGAAGTTGATGACACAAAATACGGCTTTTTGGCAAGTGATAACCTAAACGCTCAAAAAGCTAGAGTATTGTTAATGCTAGCCCTTACACAAACAAACGATAAAGAAAAAATTCAAGAGTTCTTCTATACTCATTAA
- a CDS encoding AzlC family ABC transporter permease: MSFYTIFKITIPVMLGFIPLGIAFGLLAENIGVAPLVTMALSLIVYAGAGQFALLSMLSAGTGLVEIFIASYVINLRHTFYSLALLKDFKGLKFKYYNIFALTDESFAIFKTLKINSQEEKDKAYTLINLLTQTYWVVGTLLGILVGKGIRIDYSGIEFCLTALFIVLSIEMFKDDKNYKLLFFSLGLGVFATAFFPPSYMLLLSLFIGFTVIVIGDRVK, from the coding sequence TTGAGCTTTTATACCATTTTTAAGATCACAATTCCTGTTATGCTCGGTTTTATTCCGCTTGGTATAGCCTTTGGATTGCTTGCTGAAAATATAGGCGTAGCTCCTCTTGTGACCATGGCTTTAAGCTTGATAGTATATGCCGGAGCAGGGCAATTTGCCTTGCTTTCGATGCTTAGTGCGGGTACGGGTTTGGTTGAAATTTTTATCGCAAGTTATGTTATAAATTTGCGCCATACTTTTTATTCGCTCGCCCTTTTGAAGGACTTTAAGGGGCTTAAGTTTAAATACTACAACATCTTTGCCTTAACCGATGAAAGTTTTGCGATATTTAAGACGCTTAAGATAAATTCGCAAGAAGAAAAGGACAAAGCATACACGCTTATAAATTTGCTTACTCAAACTTACTGGGTGGTCGGCACTCTGCTTGGAATTTTAGTCGGCAAGGGCATTAGGATTGATTATAGCGGGATTGAATTTTGTCTAACGGCGCTTTTTATCGTTCTTTCTATCGAGATGTTTAAGGATGATAAAAACTACAAGCTTCTTTTCTTTTCGCTTGGACTGGGTGTGTTTGCAACCGCATTTTTCCCGCCGTCATATATGCTTTTACTATCGCTTTTCATCGGATTTACGGTTATTGTCATAGGAGATAGGGTCAAATGA
- a CDS encoding DUF2892 domain-containing protein, with amino-acid sequence MLSKKNRIIRVVLGVLLMAGIWFFFKSYWALIGLIPIIVGITGFCPACSLLGRCSLKR; translated from the coding sequence ATGTTAAGTAAAAAAAATAGAATTATTAGAGTTGTTTTGGGTGTTTTGTTGATGGCGGGTATCTGGTTTTTCTTTAAGAGCTATTGGGCTTTAATAGGACTAATACCTATCATAGTTGGTATTACAGGCTTTTGCCCAGCATGCTCGCTTCTTGGCAGATGCTCTTTAAAAAGATAA